TGGAGATGAATAGCGGCGACGTCGCGCCGGAGCTGGCCGACTATCTGCGCCGTTTTCAGCCAGAATGGGTAGAGAAATATTGTCTGGCGATCGATCCCGCCGATAACGAAACCGCGGCGCTGTGGCGCAATAACGTGCTGGTGGAAATTATCCCGCCGGGTGCGCGGCGTCTCTTCTGGCGCGACGGCGACACCCTGCGCGCCGTACTTATGGACACCCGCGACGTACAGGTGCCGACGGAGATAATGACCGCCGTGTTGCAGCCGCGCGGCCGCGATGCCGTAGTGAAAGGGCGCGACGCCATCCTGACCGTTAACGTGCCCGCCTGGCACGTTGGCGTGCTGAAAATCGACGGCGTTACGCAGCCGCTGCTACCGCCGGGCTTAAGCGCGTACTGGAAAATCAATCATCTGGTGGAAGCGGAAGTCGTAGATACGCGCCTTCAGGCGATGGAAGTCTCCGGCCAGGAGATCCTGACTAAAGATAAAGTGAACCTGCGCATTAATCTGGGGGCCAACTGGCGCTATCAGGACGTGTTGCAGGCATACAGCCAGCTTGCCAAGCCGCTGGAGCATTTATACCGCGAATTGCAGTTTGCGCTGCGCGAGGCGGTGGGTACCCGCACGCTCGATGAGCTGCTGGAAAATAAACAGATCATCGATGACGTGGTGAGCGCGCAGGTTATCGCCCGTATGGCACCGTTTGGTATCGACGTGGCGTCGACCGGCGTGAAGGACATCGTGCTGCCGGGCGACATGAAAACGATTTTGTCGCGGCTGGTGGAGGCGGAGAAATCCGCGCAGGCGAACGTGATTCGTCGTCGTGAAGAGACCGCCGCGACCCGTTCGCTGCTGAACACCGCAAAAGTCATGGAAAACAATCCGGTCGCGTTGCGACTGAAAGAGCTCGAAACCCTGGAAAAAGTGGCGGAGCGTATCGATAAGATCTCCGTATTCGGCGGCCTGGATCAGGTGCTGCAGGGGCTGGTACAGATTAAAGGGGTATAACAATGGAAGAGAATAGCTATCAGACGCTGGCGCAGGCTAACGGCGCGCCGGTAAAAATGTGGACCCACGGCGTGCCGGTAGAGCCGGAAGCGCGTGAGCAACTGCTGAAAACGGCGAAAATGCCTTTTATTTTTAAACACCTGGCGGTAATGCCGGATGTGCATCTGGGTAAAGGCTCGACCATCGGCAGCGTGATCCCGACCAAAGGCGCGATTATCCCGGCGGCGGTGGGGGTGGATATCGGCTGCGGAATGATCGCGGTGCGCACGTCGCTCGTGGCGCGCGATCTTCCGGATAACCTGAGCGGGTTGCGCAGCGCCATCGAACAGGCCGTCCCGCACGGGCGCACCACAGGGCGCGGTCAGCGTGATAAAGGTGCGTGGTCGAACACGCCGCAGGATGTGGATCACCACTGGGCATCGCTTGCGCCGCGCTTTAAACGCCTGACGGATAAATACCCCAACCTGTTGAAGACTAACAATCATCAGCATCTGGGAACGCTCGGTACGGGTAATCACTTTATCGAGATCTGCCTTGATGAACAGGAGCGCGTGTGGGTGATGCTGCACAGCGGATCGCGCGGCGTGGGTAACGCCATCGGCACTCATTTCATCGGGCTTGCGCAGAAAGATATGCAGCGCCATATGGCGAATCTACCGGACCGCGATCTCGCCTATTTTGAAGAAGGCAGCAAGCACTACGCCGATTACATTGAGGCGGTCGAATGGGCGCAGGATTTCGCGCGCCAGAACCGCGAAGTGATGATGAACCGCATGCTGGCGGCGCTTTCCGCGATTATCACGAAGCCGTTTATGACGCAGCAGGAGGCCGTGAACTGCCACCATAACTATGTGCAGAAAGAGACGCACTTTGGCGAAGAGATCCTGGTGACGCGCAAAGGGGCGGTGTCGGCGCAAAAAGGCCAGATGGGGATCATTCCGGGGTCTATGGGCGCCAAAAGCTTTATCGTGCGTGGGCTGGGAAACGAAGAGAGCTTCTGTTCATGCAGTCACGGCGCAGGGCGCGCCATGAGCCGTACCGCGGCGAAAAAACGCTTCACGGTGGAAGATCAAATTCGCGCCACGGCGCACGTTGAGTGCCGTAAAGACAGCGACGTGATCGATGAGATCCCGATGGCGTATAAAGACATCGACGCCGTGATGGCCGCGCAGTCGTCGCTGGTGGAGATTGTGCATACGCTGCGTCAGGTCGTGTGCGTGAAAGGATGATTTTTAAGGAAAAATGATGGAACTGAACGGGGTGGACGCCGCCATGCGCGAGCGCGTGCGGCAGGTGTTAAACGAGGTGGAAACAAAGTATGGCGTGAAGGTGCTTTACGCCTGCGAATCGGGGAGCCGGGGCTGGGGCTTTGCCTCGCCGGACAGCGACTACGACGTGCGCTTTCTCTATGTGCATCCGCCGGCGTGGTATTTACGGGTCGATGCGCCGCGCGATGTTATCGAACTGCCCATCGACGACACGCTCGACGTCTGCGGCTGGGAGTGGCGCAAAGCGCTCGGGCTGCTCAAGCGGGCGAACCCGACGCTTATCGAGTGGCTCGACTCGCCGATAGTCTACCGGCAGGATGAGACCGCCATCGGCGCGCTGCGCGACCAGGTGCCGCTCTGGTTCTCCGCTGAGCGTGCGCGCTGGCACTACTACTCAATGGCCCGCAAAAACTTTCACAGTTATTTGCAGGGCGAGACGGTGCGGCTGAAGAAATATTTCTACGTGCTGCGCCCGCTGCTGGCGGTGCGTTGGGTGGAAGCGGGTAAGGGCGCGCCGCCGATGCGCTTTCGCACGCTGCTGGAGGGCACGGTGAACGATCCGCTGCTGCGAGAAGAAATCGACGCGCTGCTTGCCGCCAAACAGCGGGCGGGTGAGGCCGAGTATGGCGCACCGATGCCGCGGATACACGCGTTTATCGCCGCAGAGCTGGCGCGCGGCGAAACGCCGCCGGAGCTGCCGCACAGTGAAAAGGCGCAGGCGAGTCAGTTAGATAAGCTGCTTTATGAAACGGTGATGGCCTGACAATGTCAGGCCATTTTTTTACTTATTCAAAAAGATTCTGGTGCAGCTTCTGGACGACCTGTTCGGCATCGTTGCCCGGCACCAGGAAGCAGAGGTTATAGCTCGACGCGCCGTAGCAAATCATGCGGATGTTAAACGGCTCCAGCACGCCAAACACCTCTTTGCCGACGCCGCAGGCTTTGGAAAGGCTGTTGCCAATCAGCGCCACCAGCGCCAGGTTTTCTTCCACTTCCACGCGGCAGAGCGAGGAGAGCTCGGTCAGCAGCGCCTGGGTCAGCAGCGTATCGCCGGTTGAGGTGGAGCCGGTCGTGTCGAGCGTCAGCGCCACGCTCACTTCCGACGTGGTGATCAGATCGACGGAAATATTATGGCGCGCCAGGATGCTGAACACTTCCGCGAGGAAACCGCGCGAGTGCAGCATGTTCAGGCTGTGGAGCGTCAGCAGCGTCTGCTTGCGGCGCAGCGCCAGCGCGCGGAACAGCGGCGGGTTGGTGGTTTTGTTGCACACCAGCGTGCCGCCTGCCTTTGGATCTTTGCTGGATCCGACAAACACCGGAATGTCGCTGCGCACGGCCGGCAGCAACGTCGCCGGGTGCAGCACTTTCGCGCCAAACGTTGCCATTTCGGCGGCTTCTTCAAAGGCGATTTCATCAATGCGTTTCGCGGCGGGCACCACGCGCGGATCGGTGGTGTAGATGCCCGGCACGTCGGTCCAGATATCCACGCGGCGCGCTTTCAGCGCCTCGGCGAGGAGGGCGGCGGTATAGTCGCTGCCGCCGCGGCCAAGCGTGGTGGTGCGTCCTTTGGCTTCGCTGCCGATAAACCCCTGGGTGATAACCAGCCCTTCCGCCAGGCGCGGCGCGAGCTGCTGCGTGCAGAGCTCGGCGAGCGCCGCGACATCCGGCTCGGCGCGGCCAAAGCGATCGCTGGTGCGCATCACTTTACGCACGTCAAACCAGCGCGCGTCCACGCCGCGCTCGCGCAGGATCTCAACAAACAGCAGGGTGGACATTAGTTCGCCGTGGCTGACCAGCTCATCGGTAAGCGCGGTGGAGGTCGCCAGCGACGCGGCTTCAGAAAGCGTGGCGATGTTTTCCAGCAGGCGATCAATCTCTTCGCGGATCACCGTCGGGTTTTGCAGGCGTTCCAGAATGTCGTACTGAATTTTGCGGATGGCGTCGAGCTTTACATAGCGCTCGGTCGCTTCGAGGCCTTCTGCCAGTGCCACCAGCAGGTTGGTGATCCCGGCGGAGGCGGAAAGCACCACCAGGCGGACGTGGCCGTCGTCCAGGACGACATCGGCGCTGCGGTTCATGGCGTCGAAATCCGCCACGCTGGTGCCGCCAAATTTAGCGACCACTAAAGAATCTGTCATAACAACCTCGTGTCAGGGCGCCATGCATCATGTATGGCGGAATCTGTTCAGCCTGGGCACAAGGAAAGCGCAGTAAAGGGGCGGACGCAGGAGGATAAAACCAACGTTACGATACACCCAGAAGCGCTCCACCTTGCGAAACGTTAGACTGCCGTCGTTTCGGGTGACAGCCCAGGGGATTCAGCCCCTGCAGCCGATGACGCGCCTTACCAGACAGCGCGCCATCTCGGCGTCGTTCCCCCTCGCGTGTGGTCGTGGGACGGGTTCCTCGCACACGTTACCTGGCCGACGCGCCTCTTCCTTTGATTTTCTTCCTGTTTGTGGCTACGCGTGTGTTGGCTTTCCTCGCTCACCCCAGTCACATACTTTTGTATGCTCCTGGGGATTCGCTGCGTCGCCGCCTTCGCGTAACCCCAAACCGTTTGAAAATCGTGTTTATATTCAGCTCGGGATTCACTCGCTTACCGCCTTGCCACACCCCGAACTATTTTGGAAAACAAGGATTTTCTTTCTGTTTGTGGCTACTTCGCGGCATCGCCGCCTGCGCGTAACCCCAAACCGATTGAAAATCGTGTTTTTGTTCTGCCCGGGATTCGCTCGCTTACCGCCTTGCCAGATCCCGAACTTCTCTGAAAAACACAGGCGGCTTCAGGTTGCGTAAGCAAATGGCTAAAGCCGCAGAAAAAAACAGGCCAGGCGTGCGCAGGGCGCGTCGGGCCGGTACTTATTCATAAATAAAGGGTTGGCCGGGGGATTGTCAACGATACGGTCATGGGGATTTTTCATATTACGCAGGCTGCCAGGAAAATAACTTATAACGACTATACTTTTCTCTTGTCGCCGGGGAGGCTGGCGTCCGGCCTTATGATAAAAATCATCACAATTTCAGCGACTGGCGCTACAATCGACCGCAGTCACAATTCTCAAATCACAAGAGTATTGCTATGAAAAACATCAACCCAACGCAGACTTCTGCCTGGCAGGCACTACAAAATCACTTCGACGCGATGAAGGATGTCACCCTCGCTGAGCTCTTCGCGAAAGACGCTGACCGCTTCGGTAAATTCTCCGCCACCTTCAACGATCAGATGCTGGTGGACTACTCCAAAAACCGCATCACGGAAGAAACCCTCAGCAAACTGCTGGATCTGGCAAAAGAGACCGATCTGGCGGGCGCCATTAAATCGATGTTCTCCGGCGAGAAGATCAACCGCACTGAAGACCGCGCCGTACTGCACGTCGCGCTGCGCAACCGCAGCAATACGCCGATTCTGGTAGACGGCAAAGATGTGATGCCGGAAGTGAACGCCGTGCTGGAGAAGATGAAAAAATTCTCAGAGGCCATTATCTCCGGCGAATGGAAAGGCTATACCGGTAAGCCCATCACTGACGTGGTGAACATCGGTATCGGCGGCTCTGACCTCGGCCCGTTCATGGTGACCGAAGCGCTGCGCCCGTACAAAAACCACCTCAACATGCACTTTGTTTCTAACGTCGACGGCACCCACATCGCCGAAGTGCTGAAAAAAGTGAACCCGGAAAGCACCCTGTTCCTGGTAGCGTCCAAAACCTTCACCACCCAGGAAACCATGACCAACGCCCACAGCGCGCGTGACTGGTTCCTGAAAACCGCCGGTGACGAAAAGCATGTAGCGAAACACTTCGCGGCACTCTCCACCAATGCGAAAGCGGTCGGCGATTTCGGCATTGATACGGCTAACATGTTTGAGTTCTGGGACTGGGTCGGCGGCCGTTACTCTCTATGGTCGGCGATTGGCCTCTCCATCATTCTGTCCGTGGGTTACGACAACTTTGTTGAGCTGCTCTCCGGCGCGCACGAGATGGACAAACACTTCTCCACCACGCCGTTTGAGAAAAACCTGCCGGTGCTGTTGGCGCTGATTGGCATCTGGTACAACAACTTCTTTGGTGCCGAAACCGAAGCGATTCTGCCGTACGACCAGTACATGCACCGTTTCGCGGCGTACTTCCAGCAGGGCAATATGGAATCCAACGGTAAATATGTTGACCGTGACGGTAACGCCGTGGATTACCAGACTGGCCCGATTATCTGGGGTGAGCCGGGCACCAACGGCCAGCACGCGTTCTATCAGCTGATCCACCAGGGCACTAAACTGGTGCCGTGCGATTTCATCGCGCCGGCGATTACGCATAACCCACTCTCTGACCACCATCAGAAACTGCTCTCAAACTTCTTCGCCCAGACCGAAGCGCTGGCGTTCGGTAAATCCCGTGAAGTGGTAGAGCAAGAGTTCCGTGACCAGGGCAAAGATCCGGCACAGCTGGAAAACGTGGTGCCGTTTAAAGTGTTTGAAGGCAACCGCCCGACCAACTCCATCCTGCTGCGTGAAATCACTCCGTTCAGCCTGGGCGCGCTGATTGCGCTCTACGAGCACAAAATCTTCACCCAGGGTGCCATTCTGAACATCTTCACCTTCGACCAGTGGGGCGTGGAGCTTGGCAAACAGCTTGCTAACCGCATTCTGCCGGAACTGGGTGATAACAAAGAAATCGCCAGCCACGACAGCTCCACCAACGGCTTAATTAACCGTTATAAAGCCTGGCGCGGCTGATTTTAAATAAGCGTGTCAAATAAGCGTAATGATGCCGGCAATATGCCGGCATTCTTTTCTCAGATAAATCTTGTTGTTCACCCGCCTCCCGCTACTCTTTAATCTTGAGGTTAATCCGAAAATCGCCGCGCCCGGCTTCTGCACGCCTGAAGCCTTTCAGATAAACCGGATTTCCGTTTTGCAGGGATATATTATAACAAATTGAAAAACAGGCGATTTATATAAAATCTATTACGCCATCCTTCACTGTTTGTCTAATTATCCTAAAACCCTGTGCCTATTTCCCTGGGTCGTAAACCGACAGGGGTTGTTGTGTATACTCGGAAGCGCCTGAAAATCTTTTCAGGTAAATCTCCATTCATTCAATGAAGGGAAATTGATATGAAGAAAATCCTTAGTGGCGTTTTCGCCATTGCAGCGCTTGGCGCTGTCTCAGCCCAGGCTGCACCGGTTAGCGTCGGTGAAGCGGCAGGCTCGGCAGCGACCTCCGTGTCGGTTGGCAGCTCCAGCGCCACCGCGTCAAGCACTGTAGGGTCAGTTGTCGGTGTGGCGCTTGCCGCCACCGGCGGCGGCGATGGTTCCAACACCGGGACCACGACCACCACCACCACCAGCACTGCCACCCAGTAAACCCTTCGGGGGCTTTAACCATAACCACACTACGGTGTGGTTATTTTGACTTTTTTTGGGGAAATATCGTGAAGCGACTCGCGATTGTGTTGATGTGCCTGATGATTCAGGCCTGCTCCACCACGACCAAGGGACTCGGCAATTCACTCAGGCAAAGTATTTTCGGCCCGGATGGGGTGCAGCTCACGGATGAAGATATCCAGAACATGCCCTACGCCAGCCAGTACATGACGCTGAATAACGGCCCGCAGCTCTTTGTGGTGCTCGCCTTTTCTGAAAACGGCCAGCAAAAATGGGTGACGCAGGACCGCGCGACGATCGTGACGCAGCATGGGCGCGTCGTAAAAACCTTAAGCCTCGCCGATAACCTGATAGACATGAACAATCTGGCGGCCGACCCGCTGGCGCACGCTAACCAGATTATCGACGGCGCAAGCTGGACCCGCACGATGGGCTGGACCGAGCGCCATCAGGTGCGTTACGCCACCGCCCGTTCCACCTTTACCTGGGATGGCACCGATACCCTGAAAGTGGGCAGCGACATCACGCCGGTGCGCATTCTGGATGAAGAAGTGACCACAGAAGCCGCCACCTGGCATAACCGCTTCTGGGTGGACAGCGATGGGCAGATTCGTCAGTCAAAACAATATCTGGGAGCGGGGTATTTTCCGGTCACCACCATTCTGTTGAAGGCAGCGAAATAATGAAAACCACACTTATCGCTTCGCTGATATTTAGCCTCGGCAGCTTTTGCGCTTTCGCCGACGGCACCATTACCGTTTACCGGGACCATGCACAGCCGCTAAAAGTTTCCGGCGCGAAACATCTCGCCGATCTGGTTTCTCAACCGCAGTTAGCCGGCAGCTGGTGGCTGGGTGCGGTAATCAGCGAACGTCAGGCAAGCGTTGAGGCGCAGGCGCAGCATCAGGTGCTGTTAAACCGTCTCGCGTCCCTTGCCGCCGAAGAGGGCGGCGATGACGGCGCGGCGATTAACCGCGTGCGCCAGCAGTTACAGGCCATCAAAGTGACAGGCCGTCAGAGAGTGATCCTCGACCCGGACCGCGTGCGGGTGCGTCCGCACAACAACCCGCCGCTGGAAGGTGATTACGAGCTATGGGTCGGCCCGCAGCCGTCCACTATTACGCTTGTCGGGCTCGTCAGCGCGCCTGGCAAAAAAACGTTTACGCCCGGCAAGCCGGTGACGGACTACCTCGATGAGGTCAGCCGTCTCAGCGGCGCCGAGCGCAGCTACGCCTGGCTGATTCAGCCGACCGGGCGCGTGGAAAAGGTGCCGGTGGCGTACTGGAATAAGCGCCACGTAGAGCCGATGCCTGGCAGCATTCTGTATGTCGGCTTCGCTGACCATACGTTTACCTCAGCGTATGACGGGCTGAACGAGCAAATCATCTCTTCTCTGACGCATCGGATACCGGATTAATGAAAAAACATTACTACTTCAGCCTGCTGGCGCTGGCGGTCGCTTCCGCCTGCCATGCCGAAACGTATCCGGCGCCAGTTGGCCCTTCACAAACGGATTTCGGCGGCGTCGGCCTGATGCAGACGCCGACGGCGCGCATGGCGCGCGAGGGCGAGCTGAGCCTGAACTATCGCGATAACGATCAGTATCGCTACTACTCCGCTTCTATTCAGCTTTTCCCGTGGCTGGAAACCACGCTGCGCTACACCGACGTGCGTACCCGTGAATACTCCAACGTGGATGCGTTTTCCGGCGACCAGACCTATAAAGATAAAGCGTTTGATCTCAAGCTGCGCCTGTGGGAAGAGGGCTACTGGCTGCCGCAGGTGGCGGTGGGCGCGCGCGATATCGGCGGTACGGGGCTGTTTGACGCCGAATATCTGGTCGCCAGCAAAGCCTGGGGGCCGTTTGATTTCTCGCTCGGTCTGGGCTGGGGCTATCTCGGCACGAGCGGCAACGTGAAGAACCCGCTCTGCCAGTACGACGATAAATTCTGCTACCGCGACCCGAGCTATCAGCGCGCGGGCTCCATTGACGGCAGCACGATGTTCCACGGCCCGGCGGCGATTTTCGGCGGTATCGAATACCAGACGCCGTGGCAGCCGCTGCGCCTGAAGCTGGAGTATGAAGGTAACAACTATACCCAGGACTTCGCGGGCAAAATCGATCAGAAAAGTAAATTCAACGTGGGCGCGATTTACCGCGTCGCCGACTGGGCGGATGTTAACCTGAGCTACGAGCGCGGCAACACCGTGATGTTTGGCTTTACCCTGCGCACTAACTTTAACGATCTGCGTCCGTCTTACACCGACAACCGTCGCCCTGAATATGATCCGCAGCCGCAGGACGCGGTGTTGCAGCACAGCGTGGTGGCGAACCAGCTTACTTCGCTGAAATACAATGCCGGGCTTAACGATCCGCAGATTCAGGTGAAGGGCGATACGCTCTACGTGACGGGCGAGCAGTATAAATACCGTGATTCGCGTGAAGGGATCGAGCGCGCCAACCGCATCATCATGAATGACCTGCCGCAGGGCGTGAACCGTATCCGCGTGACCGAAACGCGTCTCAACATGCCGCAGGTCACAACAGAGACTGATGTGGCGAGCCTGAAGCGACACCTGGAAGGCGAGCCGCTTGGCCATGAGACGCCGCTCGCACAGCAGCGCATGACGCCGGTCGTTGCCGAGAACCCGGAACAGGGCTGGTATATTGAGAAATCGCGCTTTAACATCGCGCTCAATCCGGTGCTGAACCAGTCCATCGGCGGCCCGGAAAACTTCTACATGTACCAGTTGGGCCTGATGGGCACCGCCGACTGGTGGATGACTGACCACCTGCTGACGTCCGGCAGCGTGTTTGTGAACCTAGCGAACAACTACGACAAGTTCAATTACACCGACCCGAAAGACAATTCACCGCTGCCGCGCGTGCGTACCCGCGTGCGTGAATATGTGGAGAACAACTATTACGTAAACAACCTGCAGGCGAACTACTTCCAGCATCTGGGCGGCGATTTCTACGGCCAGATCTACGCGGGCTATCTGGAAACCATGTATGCCGGCGCGGGCGCGGAAGTGCTGTGGCGTCCGGTGGACAGCAACTGGGCGTTCGGTATTAACGGCAACTACGTGAAGCAGCGCGACTGGACCAGCCCGCAGAATATGATGAAATTCACCGATTACAGCGTGAAAACCGGTCATCTGACCGCGTACTGGACGCCGCCGTTTGCGCAGGATGTGCTGATTAAAGCGAGCGTCGGGCAGTATCTGGCAGGTGATAAGGGCGGCACGCTGGAGGTCGCGAAACACTTCGACAGCGGAATTGTGGTGGGCGCGTACGCGACTATCACTAATGTGTCGCCGGAGGAGTACGGCGAGGGCGATTTCACCAAGGGCGTGTATGTGTCGGTGCCGTTTGATCTCTTCACCACAAGCCCAACCCGCAGCCGCGCCGCGATCGGCTGGACGCCGCTCACCCGTGACGGTGGTCAGATGCTGGGCCGTAAGTTTGATCTCTATAGCATGACCAGCGATAAGAGCCTGAACTTCCGGTAATCGTGCGGTGGTTCAGGTTTACGGAGCGGTGGGTAGTTTATGTGGGATGGTGGGTGCGCTTCGCTTACCCACCCTACGGATGGCCCCTGTTCAACGGTGGGTGAGATGTTGTAGGGCGGGTAAGCGCAGCGCACCCGCCACGCAATGGAATGCTACAACCGCCGCAACAACCGCGCCGGGTTACCGGCGTACACCCCTTTCTCGGTAATCGACTTTGTCACCACGCTGCCTGCGCCAATCACCGCGCCGTCGCAAATCGACACCGCGAGAATGGTCGCATTGCTGCCAATCGACACGCCATTACCAATCACAATCCGCCCCCAACTCTCGCTGTCCGGGTCCGGCTTGCCGTCCCGAAACATGTCGTTGGCGAACATCACGCCGTGACCGATAAAACAATCTTCGCCAATGGTCACGTACTCGCAAATAAACGTATGCGACTGCACCCGCGTACCGCGCCCGATTCGGGAATGGCGCTGGATCTCCACAAACGGGCCGACAAACACCTCGTCGCCCAGCTCGCAGCCATATACGTTGGCGGGCTGATAAATCACCACGTCGCGCCCGACGCTCACATCGCGCACGGCCACTTCACGCAGTTCAGGCACAGGCGTCGTCATCACGCACGCTCCCGCTCAACACGCGCGACAATCTGCGCCAGCGCGGCGCGTGGGCTGGTGAGCAGTTTAGGGTGGCTGAAATAACGCTCCGCGCCTGCCATGGAAGCCTGCGCCAGCGCCACGCAGCCTGCGCCGCGCGCGAAGGCCTGCTGAGTGGCTTCGGCGACGCGCTGGTGAAAGGCGTCGTGCTGACCGCTCTGAAACAGCGCCCAGGCATCAGGGATAATCTCAACGCCAAGCGGCGTGGTCGGCGGGAGTGTTGCACGAAACAGCGCGGCAGTCGGGTGCAGCGTAGTCGGCGCGGCGCAGAGCACCACAACGGGCTGTCCGGCGGTGACTGCCGCCTGCGCCAGCGCGCGATCAACACGCATAATGCCCGGGTCCTGCGCGAGAAAATCAGCGGCGGAGCCCAGCGTGGAGCAGGTGAGCAGCACCACGTCGGCGTCGGTGCGCAGATCCGCGAGCGCGGCGATTGTCTCTTTTTCAATCTCGGGCGTGACGCCGCCTGCGGCTTGCGCCTGTTCAAGCAGGTGCGGCATCACTTTATGGGTTATTAAGGCGTCTTGCGGGAGATTCAGCGCGCGGGCAGCTTCATCAAAAACCGCCACATTGCTTTGCGCCGTATGCAGGCAGGCTATTTTCATCTTCTTTCCCTGTTATCAGTAAGCGTTACGGTGCCAGCCTCTCGCGGGCCGGGCAAAACCTGAACCTTTAACTATAGACGCTCGCTGCGTTTTTAGTCTTGCCACAGCCCGAGCGCCCATAAAAAAAGGCGGCACGAGGGCCGCCAAAAGTGACTTCTTAGTCAGGGATACAATGGTACTACAGTGGCAAAATAACGATGAAGAGACTTAACCCTTAACGCCCCCCGCCGTGAGGCCGCTTACCAGCCAGCGCTGTGCCAGCAGGAAGACCACGGTAATCGGGATGGCTGACAGCACAGCCGCCGCCGCGAAATCGCCCCACAGGTAGTTTTGCGGGTTGAGATATTGCTGCATGCCGACCGCCAGCGTGTAGCTATCGACATCACGTAGCAGCAGCGAGGCGACCGGTACTTCCGTAATCGCGCCGATAAACGAAAGAATAAAGACCACCGCAAGGATAGGCACCGACAGCGGCAGCAGCACCAGACGAAACGCCTGCCACGGTGTCGCGCCATCCAGCGCCGCCGCTTCTTCAAGCGATCCGTCAATCGTTTCGAAATAGCCTTTGATTGTCCAGACATGTAGCGCGATGCCGCCCAGATAGGCGAAGATCACGCCGCCGTGCGTATTAAGCCCGATAAAGGGAATGTACTGGCCGAGACGGTCAAACAGGGCGTAGAGCGCCACCAGCGACAGCACCGCCGGGAACATCTGGAAAATCAACAT
The genomic region above belongs to Cronobacter malonaticus LMG 23826 and contains:
- a CDS encoding YjbH domain-containing protein; amino-acid sequence: MKKHYYFSLLALAVASACHAETYPAPVGPSQTDFGGVGLMQTPTARMAREGELSLNYRDNDQYRYYSASIQLFPWLETTLRYTDVRTREYSNVDAFSGDQTYKDKAFDLKLRLWEEGYWLPQVAVGARDIGGTGLFDAEYLVASKAWGPFDFSLGLGWGYLGTSGNVKNPLCQYDDKFCYRDPSYQRAGSIDGSTMFHGPAAIFGGIEYQTPWQPLRLKLEYEGNNYTQDFAGKIDQKSKFNVGAIYRVADWADVNLSYERGNTVMFGFTLRTNFNDLRPSYTDNRRPEYDPQPQDAVLQHSVVANQLTSLKYNAGLNDPQIQVKGDTLYVTGEQYKYRDSREGIERANRIIMNDLPQGVNRIRVTETRLNMPQVTTETDVASLKRHLEGEPLGHETPLAQQRMTPVVAENPEQGWYIEKSRFNIALNPVLNQSIGGPENFYMYQLGLMGTADWWMTDHLLTSGSVFVNLANNYDKFNYTDPKDNSPLPRVRTRVREYVENNYYVNNLQANYFQHLGGDFYGQIYAGYLETMYAGAGAEVLWRPVDSNWAFGINGNYVKQRDWTSPQNMMKFTDYSVKTGHLTAYWTPPFAQDVLIKASVGQYLAGDKGGTLEVAKHFDSGIVVGAYATITNVSPEEYGEGDFTKGVYVSVPFDLFTTSPTRSRAAIGWTPLTRDGGQMLGRKFDLYSMTSDKSLNFR
- a CDS encoding capsule biosynthesis GfcC D2 domain-containing protein, with translation MKTTLIASLIFSLGSFCAFADGTITVYRDHAQPLKVSGAKHLADLVSQPQLAGSWWLGAVISERQASVEAQAQHQVLLNRLASLAAEEGGDDGAAINRVRQQLQAIKVTGRQRVILDPDRVRVRPHNNPPLEGDYELWVGPQPSTITLVGLVSAPGKKTFTPGKPVTDYLDEVSRLSGAERSYAWLIQPTGRVEKVPVAYWNKRHVEPMPGSILYVGFADHTFTSAYDGLNEQIISSLTHRIPD
- a CDS encoding acyltransferase produces the protein MPELREVAVRDVSVGRDVVIYQPANVYGCELGDEVFVGPFVEIQRHSRIGRGTRVQSHTFICEYVTIGEDCFIGHGVMFANDMFRDGKPDPDSESWGRIVIGNGVSIGSNATILAVSICDGAVIGAGSVVTKSITEKGVYAGNPARLLRRL
- the malG gene encoding maltose ABC transporter permease MalG — translated: MAMVQPKSQKLRLLATHLLLLAFIAAIMFPLLMVVAISLRPGNFATGSLIPDQISWEHWRLALGFSVEHADGRVTPPPFPVLLWLWNSVKIAGITAAGIVALSTTCAYAFARMRFPGKGALLKGMLIFQMFPAVLSLVALYALFDRLGQYIPFIGLNTHGGVIFAYLGGIALHVWTIKGYFETIDGSLEEAAALDGATPWQAFRLVLLPLSVPILAVVFILSFIGAITEVPVASLLLRDVDSYTLAVGMQQYLNPQNYLWGDFAAAAVLSAIPITVVFLLAQRWLVSGLTAGGVKG